AAGCCGTCCTACTCCCTCCAGGCGGTGTTGGGCATTGAGAAGGACCTTGACGGAGGGATTGAACTGACAGCCGAAGGCTACTGGACCGACATGCGCAACCTCGCGGCGTTCGACCCGAAGACCGACCGGGCGGGGGATGCTGTGGAGGCCTTCGTCAACGGGCATGGTTCTGCCTGGGGTGCCGAATGGATGGCTATGAAGAAGGAGGGCCTGTGGACCGGATGGGTCGGCTATAGCCTGTCCTGGACCAAGCGGCGATTCCCGGCATCGCTCATCAACTACGGGATGTGGTTTTACCCGCAATGGGACCGGAGGCATGACATCATCGTCGTCGCAATGCGACCGCTCTCGCGGTCGTGGGACTTCTCGGCTTCGTGGAGATACAATACCGGGCAGGGTTACACCCAGGCTCTCGGCATCTACACGTCGCGGTTCGCCGATATGGATCCCTCCGACTGGGGCAATTACGGCCGGACGATCCTGCCGGGATCGAAGAACAACTACCGGTTCCCGTCCGACCACCGGCTCGACCTGACGTTCACCTGGAACCACCTGTTCTTCAAGCAGAATGCGAAGTTGAACATCAGCATTTTCAATACTTACAGCCGCCGGCCTTACTGGCAGCGGTGGTTTGACACCAGCGAGAATCCGGCGAAGATCACCGATCTGAAACTGCTGCCCATCCTGCCGCTCGTCAGTTATGAAGTCAAATTCTGAGGGTATCCCGATGCCGAATGCTGAAAATAAAGAGGTATTGCCTGGCGGCTACCCGATTTATCGGGGGGTAGTGTCGGTAATCTTGCTCCTGACTCTCTACCTTGCCGGCTGCGAATCCCAACCCACCGAGGTCGATGACTACCAGCCTGAACTGTTGCTCTACGGCTTCCTTTACAATGGGATGCCGGTCAGCGAAGTTTTCCTTCAGCGCATCGCGCCGCTGAGGGGCTTTTACGATCCGCAACTGAGCGGCGTCACTGGCGCGGCCATGCGCATATATCAGATCGGCGGAAACGACACCCTGCAACTTACCGACGATCCGGCCTATCGGGGACGTTATGTCCCGGCGGCAGGCGGGTTGCTGATACCGGTCGGCAAGCAGCGCTACCGGATCGAAGTCATCAATGGATCCGAGTTTCTCGAGGCCGAGACGGTCATCCCCGACACGTTTCGGTTTGTGAGCATCTATCTGAAAGATGATGCC
This DNA window, taken from Calditrichota bacterium, encodes the following:
- a CDS encoding DUF4249 domain-containing protein, which produces MKSNSEGIPMPNAENKEVLPGGYPIYRGVVSVILLLTLYLAGCESQPTEVDDYQPELLLYGFLYNGMPVSEVFLQRIAPLRGFYDPQLSGVTGAAMRIYQIGGNDTLQLTDDPAYRGRYVPAAGGLLIPVGKQRYRIEVINGSEFLEAETVIPDTFRFVSIYLKDDAGNITPVREGDTLTRHHPNMYWEWSPCDSAGGYTGMIVALTPRDSLIRLDPEWDPATDSLEESERSRAGYTIMRDDQTMITIPWIFFEWEGPQRVTLLAISRDYYEYLFTTFRVQQGLIAEPQWNVRGGIGIFGGMARRSFRVVMKRTG